The proteins below come from a single Treponema phagedenis genomic window:
- a CDS encoding rod shape-determining protein produces the protein MGLLKRFSADIGIDLGTCNTIIYVKGKGIVVNEPSVVAVERGTKSVVAVGSEAKRMLWKTPGNIIAIRPLKDGVIADMDTTEKMIRYFVSKILPRHRLIKPRMVIGIPSCITDVECRAVNESASKAGAGEVKVLEESLAAAIGAHIPIHEPAGNMVCDIGGGTTEVSVISLLGMVVTNAIRVGGDEFDQAIIKHVRSVHNLIIGEQTAERLKIEIGNASPEKNIEKVEIKGTDAITGLPRRLEIDSVEVREALKEPITQIVEEIKRTLAQTPPELAADIVERGIVMTGGGSLLKGLPKLISKETHVPVILAENPMDCVAIGAGLYHDVYKDMSGDRSLYAGLNT, from the coding sequence ATGGGCTTATTAAAAAGATTTTCTGCGGATATTGGTATTGATTTAGGTACCTGTAATACGATTATTTATGTAAAAGGGAAAGGGATTGTTGTCAATGAGCCTTCCGTTGTAGCGGTGGAGCGGGGAACCAAATCAGTGGTAGCAGTTGGTTCCGAAGCAAAGCGAATGCTTTGGAAAACGCCCGGCAATATTATTGCAATACGTCCTCTAAAAGACGGGGTTATTGCCGATATGGACACAACCGAAAAGATGATCCGCTACTTTGTATCAAAAATTCTTCCCCGACATAGATTGATTAAACCTCGCATGGTAATCGGCATTCCCAGCTGTATAACCGATGTTGAATGCAGGGCGGTAAACGAAAGTGCAAGCAAGGCGGGCGCCGGTGAAGTAAAAGTGCTTGAAGAATCCCTTGCGGCTGCGATAGGCGCTCACATTCCTATCCATGAGCCTGCGGGAAACATGGTTTGCGACATCGGTGGCGGCACCACCGAAGTTTCCGTTATTTCACTGCTCGGTATGGTTGTAACAAATGCAATCCGCGTTGGCGGCGATGAATTTGATCAGGCAATCATTAAACATGTCCGATCGGTACACAACTTAATCATCGGAGAGCAAACAGCAGAGCGGCTTAAAATAGAAATAGGAAACGCTTCTCCCGAAAAAAATATTGAAAAGGTTGAAATCAAGGGTACCGATGCTATTACCGGCTTACCGAGAAGGCTTGAAATAGATTCTGTGGAAGTTAGAGAAGCCCTTAAAGAGCCAATCACACAAATCGTAGAAGAAATTAAACGTACGCTCGCGCAGACTCCTCCGGAACTTGCCGCGGATATTGTAGAGCGCGGGATTGTGATGACAGGCGGCGGCTCTTTGCTCAAAGGATTGCCAAAACTCATTTCTAAAGAAACGCATGTTCCCGTTATCCTTGCGGAAAATCCAATGGATTGCGTTGCGATAGGCGCAGGACTCTATCATGATGTGTACAAGGATATGTCCGGAGACAGAAGTTTATATGCCGGTTTGAATACATAA
- the mreC gene encoding rod shape-determining protein MreC: MKKKFFFRFNSDLFLLCLFLLISSIFMAFSGGDFIVRFKTVGFTVTSGAEKAVTSASSFITDTVSAVRELAQLKIKYAELHNQLKDYELLQRTNADTKKENRELRSLVGFSQEIAIKNIPAEIIGFDPDNLYSGILINRGVKHGVKKNMPVIAFQGTNMGLVGKVVQTGRGTSMIIPLYDYQCYVAAKLEQTKYRGLINGQGRDDFPLLMRYVRKHARDDIQIGDRVVTSGENYLFPKNILIGTIREIKMHNYETSLELSIEPALDFSKLDYVFVLDLSELQKELE; the protein is encoded by the coding sequence ATGAAAAAGAAATTTTTTTTTCGGTTTAATTCGGATTTATTTTTACTTTGCCTTTTTCTGCTCATATCTTCTATTTTTATGGCATTTTCAGGCGGTGATTTTATCGTCAGATTCAAGACCGTCGGATTTACCGTAACATCGGGAGCTGAAAAAGCAGTAACCTCAGCATCTTCATTTATAACCGACACAGTGAGCGCTGTGCGGGAATTGGCACAGTTAAAGATAAAATATGCGGAATTACATAATCAATTAAAAGATTATGAACTTTTGCAGCGCACCAATGCGGATACAAAAAAAGAAAATAGAGAGTTACGCAGTCTGGTCGGTTTCTCGCAGGAAATAGCCATAAAAAACATTCCGGCGGAAATCATCGGTTTTGATCCCGATAATTTATATTCCGGTATTTTAATAAATCGAGGTGTAAAACACGGAGTCAAAAAAAACATGCCGGTAATTGCTTTTCAAGGCACAAATATGGGATTAGTCGGAAAGGTTGTGCAGACAGGCAGAGGAACAAGCATGATAATTCCGCTCTATGATTACCAATGTTATGTAGCGGCAAAGCTTGAACAGACAAAATATCGCGGATTAATAAACGGACAAGGCAGAGATGACTTCCCACTTCTTATGCGATATGTAAGAAAGCATGCGCGCGATGATATTCAAATAGGAGACCGGGTAGTAACTTCCGGAGAAAACTATTTATTTCCTAAAAACATTCTGATAGGCACAATTAGAGAAATAAAAATGCATAATTATGAAACGTCTTTGGAGCTTTCAATAGAACCCGCGCTTGATTTTTCAAAATTGGATTATGTCTTTGTACTTGATCTTTCCGAGTTACAAAAGGAGCTTGAATAA
- the mreD gene encoding rod shape-determining protein MreD produces the protein MKKPVFFSVLVAFFLGVFETSILAYFSLLPVSPDLVLVLILYLAIYNGSRIGIWTGFFSGLAIDFLSISPIGLHSFTFTLIGYLVGKLYDRYNLNKFFVPIVLAFSATLIKAALFFVLHLLFGTNIQVYNVLGLNFWIEVGINALCAPILFGLLNIFPTVFQFRESVI, from the coding sequence ATGAAAAAACCGGTTTTCTTTTCGGTTCTTGTAGCCTTTTTTTTAGGGGTATTTGAGACATCAATTCTTGCATATTTTTCTTTGTTACCGGTATCCCCCGACTTGGTGTTAGTGCTTATTTTATATCTTGCAATTTATAATGGGAGTAGAATCGGTATTTGGACAGGCTTTTTTTCAGGCTTGGCAATTGATTTCCTATCTATCTCTCCTATAGGGCTGCATTCCTTTACTTTCACTCTTATCGGTTATTTGGTCGGTAAATTATACGACAGATATAATCTGAATAAATTTTTTGTTCCCATTGTATTAGCTTTTTCCGCTACACTAATAAAAGCAGCTCTTTTTTTTGTTCTTCATCTTTTATTCGGTACGAATATCCAAGTATACAATGTTTTGGGATTAAATTTCTGGATAGAGGTCGGAATCAATGCTCTTTGCGCACCGATTCTTTTCGGATTGCTTAATATATTCCCTACGGTTTTTCAATTTCGGGAGTCTGTAATTTAA